In Jejubacter calystegiae, the following are encoded in one genomic region:
- the cbl gene encoding HTH-type transcriptional regulator Cbl, protein MNFQQLKIIREAARRDYNLTEVAGNLYTSQSGVSRHIRELEEELGVELFVRRGKRLLGMTEPGRALLASAERILNEASNVRRLAELFSNDDSGVLTIATTHTQARYSLPAVIKQFREFYPGVRLALIQGAPEEIEGLLHSGAADIGIASERLNRDPDLTAFPWLRWHHSLLLPREHPLSHEMPLTLESIARWPLITYRQGVTGRSRIDEAFARQGLTPDVVLSAQDSDVIHTYVALGLGVGLVAELADSDDVGEQLVRRDIRHLFGANTVWLGVRRGQLQRNYIWRFIGLCNPTLSLDDIKARALNVDDYAPDYQI, encoded by the coding sequence GTGAATTTTCAGCAGTTAAAGATTATTCGGGAAGCGGCGCGGCGGGACTACAATCTGACCGAGGTTGCCGGTAACCTCTATACCTCACAATCCGGGGTCAGCCGCCATATACGCGAGCTGGAAGAAGAGCTGGGAGTGGAGCTGTTTGTCCGCCGCGGCAAGCGGCTGTTAGGGATGACCGAGCCGGGGCGGGCGCTACTGGCGAGCGCTGAACGCATCCTTAATGAGGCCAGCAACGTAAGGCGGCTGGCCGAACTGTTCAGCAATGACGACAGCGGGGTGCTGACCATCGCCACCACCCACACTCAGGCGCGTTATAGTCTGCCTGCGGTCATCAAACAGTTTCGCGAGTTTTATCCCGGTGTGCGGCTGGCGCTGATCCAGGGAGCGCCAGAGGAGATAGAAGGGCTGCTGCACAGCGGCGCGGCGGATATCGGCATTGCCAGCGAGCGTCTCAATCGCGACCCGGATCTGACGGCATTTCCCTGGCTGCGCTGGCACCATAGCCTGCTGCTGCCACGGGAACATCCGCTGAGCCATGAGATGCCGCTTACCCTGGAGTCCATCGCTCGCTGGCCGCTGATTACCTACCGTCAGGGGGTGACCGGTCGTTCGCGGATTGACGAAGCTTTTGCTCGCCAGGGGCTGACTCCGGACGTGGTGCTGAGCGCTCAGGATTCTGATGTTATTCACACCTATGTCGCGCTGGGGCTTGGCGTTGGTCTGGTGGCGGAACTGGCTGACAGCGACGATGTCGGGGAGCAGCTGGTACGGAGGGATATCCGCCATCTGTTCGGCGCCAATACGGTATGGCTGGGGGTACGCCGCGGTCAGCTACAGCGTAACTATATCTGGCGCTTTATTGGTCTGTGTAATCCCACGCTGTCGCTGGATGATATTAAAGCGCGGGCGTTGAATGTAGACGACTACGCGCCGGATTATCAGATTTAA
- the inaA gene encoding lipopolysaccharide kinase InaA: MLSQQEIQEFDAWWATEGEWVEEPNQRRNGMSGVQRIERDGKALYVKRMTRHLFHSLRYPFGRPTIVREIQVLNELACAGVNVPKIIYGKALKRNGEWRALLVTEEMAGFCSIDRWYSQHASLPFEDETRQEMLRQIALAFRGMHSINRQHGCCYVRHIFVKTSGQIEAGFLDLEKSRRRWVRSKAVNHDFRQLEKYLSPIPVQDWQQVKAFYYAL, from the coding sequence ATGTTATCACAGCAAGAAATCCAGGAATTCGATGCCTGGTGGGCCACCGAAGGAGAGTGGGTGGAAGAACCAAATCAGCGCCGTAACGGCATGAGCGGCGTGCAGCGCATCGAGCGCGACGGTAAGGCACTGTACGTTAAGCGTATGACGCGGCATCTGTTCCACTCACTGCGCTACCCGTTTGGCCGCCCCACTATCGTGCGCGAGATTCAGGTACTTAACGAACTGGCGTGCGCTGGTGTTAACGTCCCCAAAATCATTTATGGCAAAGCGCTAAAGCGCAACGGTGAGTGGCGGGCGCTACTGGTCACGGAAGAGATGGCAGGCTTTTGCAGCATCGATCGGTGGTACAGCCAGCATGCCAGTCTGCCTTTCGAAGACGAAACCCGCCAGGAGATGCTGCGCCAGATTGCGCTGGCGTTCCGCGGTATGCACAGCATCAACCGTCAGCACGGCTGCTGCTATGTGCGGCACATATTTGTGAAAACCAGCGGACAGATAGAGGCAGGATTTCTGGATCTGGAAAAAAGCCGCCGCCGCTGGGTGCGCAGTAAGGCCGTGAATCACGACTTCCGGCAGTTGGAAAAATACCTGTCTCCCATTCCAGTGCAAGACTGGCAGCAGGTTAAAGCATTTTATTACGCGCTGTAA
- the nac gene encoding nitrogen assimilation transcriptional regulator NAC yields the protein MNLRRLKYFVKIVDIGSLTQAAEVLHIAQPALSQQVATLEGEMDQQLLIRTRRGVTPTEAGKLLYAHARTILRMCDQAQLAVNNVGQSLSGPVSIGLAPGTASSSVTMPLLQTVRAELPDVQIYLHENSGGQLNDKLLNGQLDMAVLYDRAPTAGIISQPLRKESLFVVGTQGNPGPSVDLTQVAQMNLLLPRDYSAVRRRVDEAFSLRRLTAKIAGEIESISTLTAAIASGMGVTVLPESAARLLMGAAGGWMSRITSPTLTLPLSLNLSARLPLSPQAQAVKEILMSRVTRPPLESRELMLVG from the coding sequence ATGAATCTCAGACGACTGAAGTACTTCGTAAAAATCGTCGATATCGGTAGCCTGACCCAGGCCGCCGAGGTGCTGCACATTGCCCAGCCAGCGCTGAGCCAGCAGGTCGCTACGCTTGAAGGCGAAATGGATCAGCAACTCCTGATCCGTACCCGGCGCGGCGTAACCCCTACCGAGGCGGGAAAGCTGCTCTATGCCCATGCCCGCACCATTCTGCGGATGTGCGACCAGGCGCAGCTGGCCGTCAATAATGTGGGGCAGTCGCTGAGCGGCCCGGTATCTATTGGTCTGGCGCCAGGCACTGCCTCCTCCTCTGTGACCATGCCGCTGTTGCAGACGGTGCGGGCGGAGCTGCCAGACGTGCAAATCTATCTGCACGAAAACAGCGGCGGACAGCTGAATGACAAACTGCTGAACGGCCAGCTTGATATGGCCGTGTTGTACGACAGAGCGCCCACGGCCGGTATTATCAGCCAGCCGCTGCGCAAGGAGTCGCTGTTTGTGGTGGGCACCCAGGGCAACCCTGGCCCGAGCGTGGATCTGACCCAGGTGGCGCAGATGAATCTGCTGCTGCCGCGCGACTACAGTGCGGTCAGGCGCCGGGTGGATGAAGCCTTCTCTCTGCGCCGTCTGACGGCGAAGATTGCGGGCGAGATCGAGTCCATTTCGACCCTGACGGCCGCCATTGCCAGCGGTATGGGCGTGACGGTATTGCCGGAATCGGCGGCGCGTCTGCTGATGGGCGCCGCCGGTGGCTGGATGTCGCGTATTACTTCACCGACGCTGACGCTGCCGCTATCGCTGAATCTTTCAGCGCGGTTGCCGCTGTCGCCTCAGGCCCAGGCGGTGAAGGAGATCCTGATGTCGCGAGTCACCCGGCCGCCGCTGGAAAGTCGCGAGCTGATGCTGGTGGGCTAA